GCGTCAAAATTTCCCGTAACTTTGGATAGCGCCGTTATGAAAAGGTTCCCGAAACTATGCCCGCCGAGTTCGCCGCCTTCTTCGAACCGGAACTGGAAAAGCTTGCCCATCAACGGTTCCGCGTCGGCAAGCGCGACGAGGCAATTCCTTATGTCTCCCGGAGGCAGGACGTCGAATTCCTTCCTCAATCTACCCGACGATCCCCCATCATCGGATACGGTGACTATGGCGGTAATGTTGCTGGTATATTCTTTCAATCCGTGCAGCAGCGTCGACAACCCCGTCCCGCCGCCTATTACGACTATCTTCGGCCCTTTTTCCAGGATCCTTTTCTGGTATATCTTGTCGACAAGTTCATCGTTGCCCTGGGGCAGAAAAACCAGCACGAGAGATTTTATTATACGTTTTATTCCCGTGACTACAGCCAATATACCTATTATTATAATAATGCCCGCAAATGTCTTGTTCTTAGGGTGTTGCTCCAGCAGTACGGTAACAAATCCCATCGATATCATTATGATACCGAAGACGGTCAATGTGATCCACCGCTTGACCCACATGCCCGGATACAGCCACTTAAAAGCATTTAATATTTTCACTATCTTCAGCGCCTTTTTAGAAAATTAAAAAAGGAGGATATTCTTCTTTTTTAATATTTTTTGGAGTCTTCTTCCTGAATTATGTGGAGTATCTCTTTTTCGTCCTTGGCCTTCTTGAGCATCTCCCTGAAAAATTTGTCTTTAAGCATCCTGGATATCCTGGCGAGTGCTTTCAGATGCGGGCCTGCAGACTCCTCGGGCGCTATGAGCAAAAAGAATATATAGACAGGCTCCCCGTCTAGAGAGTCGAAGTTCACTCCCTTCTGGGACAGCCCAAATGCGGCTACCAGGTTCTTCACATTCTGGGATTTAGCGTGCGGTATACCGATCCCCTGGCCGATACCCGTCGATCCCAGAGATTCCCTCATCATAAGGGCTTTTACAAGTTCCTCCTTGTTCTTTATCTCGTCTGCCTTAGCCAGAAGGTCTACCAGTTCCCTGATAACGCCTTCTTTATCCGTCGATTTCAGGCTTCCAGCGACGGCTTTCTTGTTCAAAAAATCCATTATCTTCACCCCGCACCTTCCTTCCTTAAATTTAACGTTGTATTTTATAAAGAGATTTTTTTACAATACCTTTCCCGCACCAAAAGATATTAGAAGGTGCGGGGTTTATGTGGATGCTGCCTCCTATTTTATTCTAGCGTCAGATTTGCGTACAAATTTGATATTGAGGCAGCGCTAAGAAATGCGAACGAATAGTGAGCATTTTAGCTGCCGAAATATCTTACCCGTCACCCCCGCGCGTTGTTATAGGTCCTTCGTCGGACTACTATCTAACCGTATCCTCCTCAGGATCATTTTTTACCCGAGTTAGACTATTGTAAAAAATGGAGCGGCGGATGGGTTTCGAACCCACGACATCGACCTTGGCAAGGTCGCATTCTACCACTGAATTACCGCCGCTTTTGCAAAGCAAAAGCGATGCTGAGCTAGCCATGAAGCGCGACGAACAGGAGCGCTTCAGGCGACGCGAAGCACCTATGCTTCGACTAAAATATAATTGCGCTAAAGTCTGACCGCTTGCCCGTGAACTGATCCTAGGTCCTTCGTTGGCCTACAGTTTGACTCCAGCCTCCTCAGGATCTTTCTCTTCATATTGTCTATAGGTATTTCAGCCGCTAAAATCCTTCCTTTGGTCGGATTTCTTTACGCGGCTTCAATATCAAAATTGCTTCGCAATTTTGGTGCCCGCACCAAGAATCGAACTTGGAACCTTGACATTAAGAGTGTCCTGCTCTGCCAATTGAGCTATGCGGGCAATCTCAGTCAGTTTTAGCGCAATAAATTGTTGAGCCTAAACCCGACCTTAAACTATTCATGGCGAAATCCGCCGAAGCACCTTCTAGCTTGCGCCTTGATTGCGGAGGCGGAAGCTATGCGGGCGTCGCGAAAACCGTCCTGCTATATCGCTCCTTAGAAGGAAACCTAGGTTTCCTTCTAACGTCCCGCCAGGACTATAACTCTGGGCGGGACTGTTTTCCTTCCTCTAACTTTAACACCAAAAACAAAAAAAGCATGGAATAAAATTCGCTATATCTAAAAATCCCTAGTTGCTTAGAGCGATAATTATATCAAAATCATAAATTAAATGCAATAAATTCTATTAGATATGGCAAAATACGTAATTTAGCCAATTTTATTCTGACTATTTCATTCCACTCGAGCTGATATAGGTCCTTCGTCGAACCGCAGTCTAACTCAATCCTCCTCAGGATCAAATTTTACCTGAGTGAGACTGCAGTAAAATTTGGTGCGGGCGAAGGGATTTGAACCCCCAAGCCTTGCGGCATACGGTCCTAAGCCGTACACGTCTGCCAATTCCGTCACGCCCGCGTAAGTCCACTTAAGTCACATCGTCAGAGTTTAGGTATTTTGTGCATTGCGCTGTTGTATTCGCTTTGCGCAAGGCCAATTCCGCCACTTCTATCTGACTGGATATCTCTTGCACTTCCAGCCTAAGTGACGGGCCACGTCCGCTGAAATTTATGTATAAATTTCATCCCGAGGCTGCGACAAATCGGAGCAGCCGAGGGAATACATCTTAAGTCAAATCGTCAAAGTATATTACAGTTTTTTATCTGTAGCCCCTCGCAGCTTGACTAAAATACATGCTGCTCGGGACAAATTTCGCCTGAGTTAGGCTGCGGCAAAATTTGGCGCGCCCGGGGTGAATCGAACACCCAGCCTACTGGTTCGAAGCCAGCCACTCTATCCAATTGAGCTACGGGCGCTTTTACTCAAATAAGCACAAAAATTGTTGAGCCTAAACCCGACCCTAAACTATTCATGGCGAAATCCGCCGAAGCTTCAACCGGTATCGCTGATTCAGCGAAGGCGGAAGCTACGGGCGCTTTTACTCAAATAAGCGCAAAAATTGTTGAGCCTAAACCCGACCCTAAACTATTCATGGCGAAATCCGCCGAAGCTTCAACCGGTATCGCTGATTCAGCGAAGGCGGAAGCTGCGGGCGCTCTTTAAAAGGTCCGCCTCTTTCAACCTGCCGCCGCGCAGGCCGCTATTCGCGGCATTTACGATCGCCTCCACATCCTCATTCGTTATGTCGCCCTGTTTTATCGTAATCATCCGGCAAAAGGCGCCTTACGCCTGATATTCTACTCTCTATTCGATCGATATATTCTCTTCGACCTTAAAATTATCCTGGAAAGTGAAGTCGCCGGACAGCTCCGGCAGTTTAAATTGCGTATCATGGGCGCCTTCACTTATCTTCTTCGCGCGATATCGTTCGAACTCCCCGCTTTTTACGACCTTCAAAAGCGGGGACCCCAGGAGTTGCGCCTGCCGTATCCAGCTGTATTCGCAATTCTGGCGGCAAAGTTCTTCTTCTATGGACTTTAGAAATCCTTTTTTCTCTTCAAGAGTGGGCACGCCGTCAAATTCCACTAAAAATATATAACGCGGCGGGTGGTCCCATTGGACGGAAGCGGAGAAGAGCTCCACTATCATCTTGTGAGCGTCGAGGGCTTTATTCACCGCCTCGTTCACCTGCGATTCGTATACCTTCTCTCCCGTAAGCGAAACGGCGTTAAGGCCTTTCTGCACGAATTCTATGACCGGCGTCTTGTTGAAAAAACCGTCGACGACAATAACGTCGTCTATGTTATAGCGGTATAACCCTCCGGGGGTGGTGACGACCAGCAAATATTCTCTGCCCTTTTCCAGTTCGTCGCAAAGAAAGACGCGCTTGTCCTTCTTTGACATATCTTCCCTGGGTATAAATTCATAAAAATTCGCGTTTATGGCAAGGACGCCTCCTGCCCCTTCATCGCTCATCGGTATGGAACTACGGGCTTCCGTGGAAAGGCAGCCGAAATCCCTTATAGGGACGTCCCCAAAATACTGAGGCAGCTCCTTAAGGTATATCTTGACCGTCCCGCCTTTCCAGCACTCTATGAGCTCCAGGCCCGGCCAGAAATATTTCGGCAATAGGGCCCCTCTCTCCTTCAGAATATCTTTCAGGACCGCTGCGCGCGCCGGGTTCGGCCTGAACGCCGCTTCTATCTCACGTCTTATATTCTCGGAAATATCGAATTCTTTATTTAAAGAACCGCGTTCGATATCGTCTATTATCTTATCTTTCCATATCTCTATTTTTTTGCACAGTAATACTAATGTGCTCGGGTTCAACGTTGCTACAGTCGTTATATTCTGCTCTATGCCGA
The sequence above is a segment of the Candidatus Omnitrophota bacterium genome. Coding sequences within it:
- a CDS encoding PTS sugar transporter subunit IIA, coding for MDFLNKKAVAGSLKSTDKEGVIRELVDLLAKADEIKNKEELVKALMMRESLGSTGIGQGIGIPHAKSQNVKNLVAAFGLSQKGVNFDSLDGEPVYIFFLLIAPEESAGPHLKALARISRMLKDKFFREMLKKAKDEKEILHIIQEEDSKKY
- a CDS encoding GH3 auxin-responsive promoter family protein produces the protein MNIAYLAVKLLAFKAMAFERSTKDPVRAQKKILLEFLKRNRNTEYGRRYDFSSIRSIADYQNTVPVNDFETFLPYLEKMEKGEDRVLTVDKPIFFGATSGTTSRKKLIPVTGYSREKKAEVSTLWSYYISRDHPRVLDGKVLAVISPEIEGYTGSGLPYGAESGFGYRNLPIAVKSLYALPHQVFEIKDYDARYYCILRIGIEQNITTVATLNPSTLVLLCKKIEIWKDKIIDDIERGSLNKEFDISENIRREIEAAFRPNPARAAVLKDILKERGALLPKYFWPGLELIECWKGGTVKIYLKELPQYFGDVPIRDFGCLSTEARSSIPMSDEGAGGVLAINANFYEFIPREDMSKKDKRVFLCDELEKGREYLLVVTTPGGLYRYNIDDVIVVDGFFNKTPVIEFVQKGLNAVSLTGEKVYESQVNEAVNKALDAHKMIVELFSASVQWDHPPRYIFLVEFDGVPTLEEKKGFLKSIEEELCRQNCEYSWIRQAQLLGSPLLKVVKSGEFERYRAKKISEGAHDTQFKLPELSGDFTFQDNFKVEENISIE